The stretch of DNA CAAGTACTAAGCTACCATCAGGCTGCTTTACAACGCGCTTAGGCACACTATGAGTTAATAATTCGATGCCATCTTCCGCCATCATTTCAACTAAGGTTTCAGAAATCATCGTATCAAAGTTACGCAGAGGAGCATGTTTACGAACGGCTAATTTCGTTTCAGTGCCCAAACTATTTAATACGCCAGCCAATTCAACCGCAATATAACCGGCACCGACTACAACGGTTCGCTTCGGTTGTTCGTTTAAGTCAAAAAAGCCATCAGAGTCGATACCTAACTCAGCTCCTTCAATTGCAGGCCAAGTAGGACGACCGCCCGTGGCAATCGTAATATGGTCAGCGGTATATTGCTTGCCATCTACTTCTATTGTTTTTGCATCAACAAACTTAGCAAAGCCATTAATAACCGTAACCTTGTTATTACCTAATACGCGATCGTAAGAACCGTGAATTCTTTTAATATAGGCTTCACGACTTGCTACAAGTTTGCTCCAATCAAATTTATTAACCGTTACATCAAAACCATAATCAGGACTATATTTATGAATAGCTTCGGCTACTTGAGCACCAAACCACATGGCTTTTTTAGGTACACAACCTACGTTTACACAAGTACCGCCCATTGCTTTCGCTTCTACTAGTGCTACTTTTGCGCCACGCATTGCGGCTCTGTTCGCCGATGCAATACCACCGCTTCCGCCACCAATGGCAATATAGTCAAAATGAGTTGTCATAAATCTGATCCTGTAAAATTACTATCCCGTAAGGATATGGGCTACGATGAATAAAACCAAATAGAAATAATAGATAATCATCATCGATATTTTTATTCTAATACAAAACCTTGTAAAACAGGGTTGTCGCACCTATTTATTAACTAATTATTTTAATCACCGCTGACAAGGTCGTTTATGTCTGAATCTAACAATCCATTATTATCTGATTTCCAATTGCCGCCATTTTCTAAAATTAAGCCGGAACACGTCAAACCGGCTG from Psychrosphaera aestuarii encodes:
- the gorA gene encoding glutathione-disulfide reductase, whose protein sequence is MTTHFDYIAIGGGSGGIASANRAAMRGAKVALVEAKAMGGTCVNVGCVPKKAMWFGAQVAEAIHKYSPDYGFDVTVNKFDWSKLVASREAYIKRIHGSYDRVLGNNKVTVINGFAKFVDAKTIEVDGKQYTADHITIATGGRPTWPAIEGAELGIDSDGFFDLNEQPKRTVVVGAGYIAVELAGVLNSLGTETKLAVRKHAPLRNFDTMISETLVEMMAEDGIELLTHSVPKRVVKQPDGSLVLEFENGTMVETDCVIWAIGRTPSTDNINIEAAGVKRDQWGFIPVDEHHETNIPGIYALGDIIGKIELTPVAVKAGRILAERLFNGITDVVMDYTNVPTVVFSHPAIGTMGLTEEQAIVQYGIGNVKVYNSSFAAMYTALTEHRQMTKMKLICAGDNERVVGIHGIGLGMDEILQGFGVAIKMGATKADFDACVAIHPTSAEEYVTLR